DNA from Streptomyces sp. Edi4:
GGCAACAAGCACAAGCCGAAGCCGGGCGGCGACAACAAGCCCCCGGGCCAGGGCGGCGACCCGTCGATCCCCGGCATCCCGCTCCCGCCGGGAGTGGTGGGCGGCGACACGGGCGGCTGGCCGCGGTAGCCCTGCGGGGCGGATGGAACAGCGCCGCACGAGAAAGGGCGCCCCGGGATCACTCCTGGGGCGCCCTTTCGTACGGCTTGCCGGCGACGCGGGCGTAGGGGCGGGGTCAGCCCGCGAGCTGCTGCTTCACCGCGGCGGCGACACGGCCCCCGTCGGCCAGACCCGCCACCTTCGGGTTCACGATCTTCATGACGGCGCCCATGGCGCGCGGCCCCTCCGCACCTGCGGCCTTCGCCTCGGCGACGGCGTCGGCGACGATGGCCGCGAGCTCGTCGTCGGACAGCTGCTTGGGCAGGTACGCGTCGAGGATCTTGCCCTCGGCCAGCTCACGCGCGGCGGACTCGGCCCGGCCACCCTTATCGAAGGCCTCGGCGGCCTCGCGGCGC
Protein-coding regions in this window:
- a CDS encoding GatB/YqeY domain-containing protein, with amino-acid sequence MTTLKARLKDDLTTAMKARDELRSSTLRLTLTAVAKEEVAGTAARELSDDEVVKVIAKEAKKRREAAEAFDKGGRAESAARELAEGKILDAYLPKQLSDDELAAIVADAVAEAKAAGAEGPRAMGAVMKIVNPKVAGLADGGRVAAAVKQQLAG